From the genome of Candidatus Electrothrix communis, one region includes:
- a CDS encoding META domain-containing protein — protein sequence MTAKNFMVILTIFAGLMLAGCAFHQPDGATDLLSDTGWLLIELGGSPVASSSAMTLNFSDKGKVDGSDGCNQYWSTYTAGNNTINIGEEMAMTERACLEPIMQQAAIFTTALKQAVAYRTENGQLTLLAADGTASAVFLPQNQELHGTSWDVSGYDNGQGTIMRINNSGRKLTASFAADSISGSSGCNSYSADYTYSAVDQTLELGRLLRTMMACTDGNIMQQEGHFITALQTVKSYHIKGNTLTLKAADGSTAVILVRQ from the coding sequence ATGACAGCAAAAAACTTTATGGTAATCCTGACGATCTTTGCCGGACTGATGCTGGCGGGATGTGCGTTCCATCAGCCTGACGGGGCGACAGACCTGCTGAGCGACACCGGCTGGCTGCTGATAGAACTGGGCGGCAGCCCGGTTGCATCATCCTCGGCAATGACCCTGAATTTTTCCGACAAGGGTAAAGTTGACGGCAGCGACGGCTGTAATCAGTATTGGAGTACCTATACAGCCGGAAACAATACAATCAATATCGGCGAGGAGATGGCTATGACGGAAAGGGCATGTCTGGAGCCGATTATGCAGCAGGCCGCGATATTCACTACAGCCCTTAAGCAGGCAGTCGCCTATCGCACAGAGAACGGACAGCTGACCCTGTTAGCCGCTGACGGCACGGCTTCGGCAGTTTTTTTGCCGCAAAATCAGGAATTACATGGAACATCCTGGGACGTATCCGGCTACGATAATGGTCAGGGCACAATCATGAGAATAAACAACAGCGGCCGGAAACTGACAGCAAGTTTCGCTGCCGATAGTATTTCGGGTTCATCCGGGTGCAACAGTTATTCCGCCGATTATACATACAGCGCTGTTGATCAGACCCTTGAGCTCGGGCGACTACTGAGAACCATGATGGCCTGTACGGACGGGAATATAATGCAGCAGGAAGGGCATTTCATCACGGCATTGCAGACAGTGAAGAGCTATCATATTAAGGGGAATACATTGACGCTGAAAGCTGCTGACGGCAGTACTGCTGTTATCCTTGTTCGACAGTAA
- a CDS encoding hemerythrin family protein has protein sequence MSLYPWKDDYSVGVARFDRHHKKLFDIANDLHEMMKLGKGEDVIKPLLIELVDYTKYHLVEEEKVLVSIGYSMVVGHKAAHKVFTQELNNAMVEVEKGRTLFVVIKIAKTVIDWLIDHIYAIDKKYLPEMAAAGIR, from the coding sequence ATGTCTCTCTACCCGTGGAAAGATGACTATTCTGTTGGAGTTGCTCGTTTCGACAGACATCATAAAAAACTCTTTGATATTGCTAACGATCTTCATGAGATGATGAAACTGGGAAAGGGGGAGGATGTAATTAAACCGCTCCTTATAGAATTGGTCGATTATACGAAGTATCACCTGGTGGAAGAAGAAAAAGTCCTGGTGTCTATAGGCTACTCAATGGTTGTCGGGCACAAGGCTGCTCACAAGGTTTTTACTCAAGAGCTTAATAACGCAATGGTTGAAGTGGAGAAAGGACGCACTCTTTTTGTTGTTATTAAAATTGCAAAAACCGTTATTGATTGGCTGATTGATCATATTTATGCGATTGACAAGAAATACTTGCCCGAGATGGCTGCTGCCGGAATAAGGTAA
- a CDS encoding Rpn family recombination-promoting nuclease/putative transposase: protein MKKHIRFDWAIKRLLRQKANFGILEGFLSELLKEDIKISEILESESNKEREDSKFNKIDILVKNTADDLMLIEVQNERERDFFHRMNFGQAKLLTEHIAEGEDYENIKKIFSINIVYFDLGLGKDYVYVGSTNFVGMHTHDVLELNASQKKAYPITKVSDIFTTYYLLKVNKFDNFAKDSLDEWIYFLKNNEIKEEFQAKGLREAKEKLRVDNLPEPEKKSYEKYLDSKRIEQNVYKTALAEGEERAEQKVKEAEAKTEAAKAKAEEERRQKEKAQAEEMKMLSVTVQVLHESGMDVEQIARKLQRPVEVIVEILGGEIVSDSTEQNDK, encoded by the coding sequence ATGAAAAAACACATCCGATTCGACTGGGCCATCAAGCGACTCCTGCGCCAGAAAGCCAATTTCGGCATTCTTGAGGGCTTCCTTTCCGAGCTGCTCAAAGAAGACATAAAAATCAGCGAAATCCTGGAAAGCGAAAGCAATAAGGAACGGGAAGACAGCAAGTTTAACAAGATCGACATCCTCGTCAAAAACACTGCGGATGACCTGATGCTGATCGAAGTACAGAACGAGCGGGAACGGGATTTTTTCCACCGAATGAACTTCGGCCAGGCCAAGCTGCTGACAGAGCATATCGCTGAAGGCGAGGATTATGAAAATATCAAAAAGATTTTCTCCATCAATATCGTTTACTTCGATTTGGGACTGGGCAAAGATTACGTCTATGTCGGTTCAACCAATTTTGTCGGGATGCACACCCACGACGTTTTGGAGCTGAACGCATCGCAGAAAAAAGCCTATCCTATCACCAAAGTTTCTGATATTTTCACAACCTATTACCTGCTCAAGGTCAATAAGTTTGATAATTTTGCCAAAGACAGCCTTGATGAGTGGATTTACTTCCTGAAAAATAACGAAATCAAGGAAGAATTCCAGGCCAAGGGGCTTCGGGAAGCCAAAGAGAAATTGCGGGTGGATAATCTGCCGGAGCCTGAAAAGAAGAGCTACGAGAAGTACCTTGATTCCAAGCGGATTGAGCAGAATGTCTATAAAACAGCCCTTGCTGAAGGGGAGGAACGTGCCGAGCAGAAGGTAAAAGAGGCTGAAGCAAAAACGGAGGCAGCGAAAGCGAAAGCGGAAGAAGAGCGTCGACAGAAGGAAAAGGCCCAGGCCGAAGAAATGAAAATGCTTTCAGTAACTGTGCAGGTTTTACATGAGAGCGGAATGGATGTGGAGCAGATTGCCCGGAAACTGCAACGACCTGTTGAGGTCATTGTCGAGATATTGGGAGGGGAAATCGTATCTGATTCGACCGAGCAGAATGATAAATAG
- a CDS encoding DUF86 domain-containing protein — protein sequence MLLTVNGGFYIDDMIDFSQKVLVYTDGLDQDSFVESGLNYDATLRNIELIGEAATHIPAEIRADHPEIPWRMIIATRNRVIHGYLGIDNDILWSIICDEIPALLSLLKSIKEK from the coding sequence ATGCTTCTGACCGTGAATGGCGGTTTTTATATTGATGACATGATCGATTTTTCTCAAAAAGTTCTTGTGTACACCGATGGGCTGGACCAGGATAGCTTCGTTGAAAGTGGATTGAATTACGATGCGACCTTACGCAATATAGAGTTAATCGGAGAAGCGGCGACGCATATACCTGCTGAAATTCGTGCTGATCATCCGGAAATACCTTGGCGAATGATTATTGCCACCCGAAACCGAGTGATTCATGGGTATTTGGGAATTGATAACGATATCCTGTGGAGTATCATCTGTGATGAAATTCCTGCGCTACTTTCCTTGCTGAAATCAATAAAAGAAAAGTAA